The Rosettibacter firmus genome contains the following window.
TCCAATTCTAAGCATTGTCGAGCCTTCTTCAATTGCAATTTCAAAATCATTTGTCATGCCCATTGAAAGCTCGGTAAGATTAAAGCCAGAATTGTTCATTTTCTCTTTCAGTTTTCTTAACTGAACAAAAGACTTTCTTATTAATTCAGCATCATCTGTAAATGGAGCCATGGTCATTAATCCAATTAAATTAAGATTAGATGAATCTTTACAGTATTCTGCTAATTTAAAAATTTCTTCTTCATCAGATAAGCCATGTTTAGTTGCTTCGTTTGAAGTCTTAATTTCAAGTAAGATATCCTGTTTTTTCCCTATTTGTAATGCTTTTTTATTTATTTCTTCTGCTAATTTTATTGAGTCAACAGAGTGAATAACTTTTGCTGATTTTATAACATATTTTACTTTATTTGTTTGCAAATGTCCAATAAAATGCCAGTTTACATTATCATGCAAAATCTCTGCTTTATCTCGCAATTCCTGAGCTTTATTTTCTCCTAAATCTTTTAATCCAGTATCGATCACCTGTTTAATAATTTCAATGGGCTGGGTTTTTGTAACTGCAATTAAAGTTATTTCAGTTCTTCTTCTCCCAGCCAGTTCACATTTCTTTGATATTTGTTCTTCGAGTCTTTTAAGGTTATCAACTATCATTTAAAATTATCAAAAATCAATTACAAATTTAAGAATAAAAAAGTATTTGTTTTGATAGTAAATGTCAATGGATATATTTTGGTTATAAAATAAAAAAGGGGCATAAAGCCCCTTTTGGTATCTGAACAAATTTTAATTAACTACAACCTGTTGTAGCTCCACAAGTCATACATTTCAGGCATGTTCCATTTCTAACCATAGTCATGCTCTGGCATTCTGGACAAATATCGCCAGTGTAACCTCTTTCTCTTGCTTTCAGTACAAGATCGTTTGAAGTAATCATTTTAAATCGTTGATTCACAATTTTGTTTTCATCGGGCTTATCAAGTTCAATCATTCTTTCACTTACAATTTCTTCACCTTCAACATCACCTTCAATAAGAGAACGATATTCACCACTACTTGAATTACTTTTACTTGTTACTTCTTCTTCGTCAACATGAGCAAGATCATTTCTACCGAGATAAGTTACTGCAAGCTCTCTAAAGATATAATCAATAACAGAGGTTGCCATTTTAATTCTCTTGTGACCTGTTACAATTCCACTTGGTTCAAATCGAGTAAATACAAATGCATCAACGAATTCTTCGAGAGGAACGCCATGTTGTAAACCCAGAGAAATTGCAATTGCAAAACAGTTTAATAAACTTCTAAAAGCAGCTCCTTCTTTGTGCATATCAATAAAAATTTCGCCAAGCTGGCCATTTTCATATTCACCAGTTCTAAGATAAACTGATTGACCATTTATTTTAACTTTTTGAGTATAACCTGTTCTTCTATCAGGTAATCTTCTTCTTTTTGCTATATAACGGTGAATAATTCTTTCTGCTACTTTTACAATATCATTTTCTTCTTTCTTTTCAAGAATTTCTTCTACTTCTTCTTCGGTTAATGTATTAAGAGGTTGAGATAATTTTGAACCATCACGATAAAGTGCATTAGCTTTACAACCAAGTTTCCATGAAAGCATATATGCATTTTTTATATCATCAATATCAGCAGAATTTGGTAAGTTAATAGTTTTAGAAATTGCACCAGAAATAAAAGGTTGAGCAGCAGCCATCATATAAATATGTGCTTCATAACTAATAAACCGTGTTCCTTTTTTACCGCATTTATTAGCGCAATCAAAAACAGGATAGTGTTCATGTTTTAAGAAAGGTGCGCCTTCAATAGTCATTGTTCCACATACATAATCATTAGCAACAGCAATTTCTTCTTTTGTAAAGCCCAGTTCAGTTAGAAGGTCAAAGCCAAAGTCATTTATCTGTTCGTCTGTAAATCCTAATTTTTCTTTTAAGAACTTCTCACCAATGACATATTTATTAAAAGCAAAACTAAGATCGAATACTGTAGGAAGTGTAGATTCAATTTTTGCTAAGATTTCATCTGTAAATCCTTTTGCTTTAAGTGATTCATGATTTATGTAAGGACATCCTACAAGAGTACCAGCTCCTTTAGCATATTTTACAATTTCACGGATTTGATCTTCGTTATATCCTAATTTTTTAAGTGCAGGTGGAATTGATTGATTAATTATTTTAAAATAACCACCACCAGCTAATTTTTTGAATTTAACTAAAGCATAATCTGGTTCAATTCCAGTTGTATCACAATCCATAACAAGACCAATTGTGCCTGTAGGTGCAATAGCTGTAACCTGAGCATTTCTAAATCCATATTTTTCACCAAGTTCTAAAGCCAAATCTGCATCTTCTCTTGCTGCTTGAAGTAAATCCGAAGGACAATATTCAGGATTAATTCCCATTGGATAAATAGATAAGCCTTCATATTCTTTATTAGGAACATTATAAGCAGCGCGTCGATGATTTCTAATAACACGAAGCATTGGTTCTTTGTTTTCTTCATAGCGTGGGAATGGTCCTAATTCTTTTGCCATTTCTGCTGAAGTTGCATATGCATGCATATGCATAATTGCAGTTAATGCACCACAGATTGCAAATGCTTCTTTACTATCATATGGAATTCCCTGACGCATCAGTAACGATCCTAAATTTGAATATCCTAAACCAAGGGTTCTATAATCATAACTATTCTTCGCGATTTCTTTGCTTGGATATTGAGCCATAAGAACACTTATTTCAAGAACTATAGTCCATAATCTTACTGCATGTCGATATGCTTTTATATCAAAGATACCTTTTTCATCATCATAAAACTTAACTAGATTTAAAGATGCTAAATTACAAGCAGTATCATCTAAAAACATATATTCGCTGCATGGATTAGAAGCACGAATCCTACCACTATTGGGACATGTATGCCATTCATTGATTGTAGTATCAAACTGAAGTCCAGGATCTGCACATGACCAGGCAGCATATGCAATTTGATCCCATAAATCTTTTGCTTTTAGTACTTTTGATGGTTTTGGTTCTCTCCCTTCTTCTAATGCTTTTTTCTTTTCAGTTCTCCAATATAGTTTCCATTCACCATCATTTAAGACAGCATTCATAAATTCATTACTTACTCGAACAGAATTATTTGAATTTTGTCCGGATACTGTTGCATATGCTTCTGAATTCCAATCTGTATCATAAATTGGAAATTCAATAGATCTAAAACCAAGTTTTGCAAGTTTTATAACTCTATCAATATAATTCTCCGGTACATGAGCTTTACGTGCTTCAATTACTGCTTTTCTTAATTTCAGATTAGTCTTTTTATTAAATCTATCATTTTCAGGATGTTCTTCATAACAGGCTTTCATTATATTATTAAGATGATAGTTGCATATTTTAGAACCGGCGACCAATGCTGCAACTTTTTGTTCTTCAATTACTTTCCAGTTAATAAATTCTTCAATATCAGGATGATCAATATCAAGTGTAACCATTTTAGCAGCACGACGCGTAGTTCCACCAGATTTAATTGCACCAGCAGATCTATCACCAATTTTTAAGAATGACATTAAACCAGAAGACTTACCACCACCACTTAGTGGTTCATTTGCACCTCTAATATCGGAGAAGTTTGTACCTGTCCCCGAACCATATTTAAATAATCTTGCTTCACGAACCCATAAATCCATTATTCCACCTTCGTTCACAAGATCATCTTTAATAGATTGTATAAAGCAAGCATGTGGTTGTGGATGTGTATAAGCATCTTCAGATTTTTTTAATTCACCAGTTTGAAAATCAACATAATAATGACCTTGAGCTGGACCATTAATACCATATGCCCAGTTCAATCCT
Protein-coding sequences here:
- a CDS encoding YggS family pyridoxal phosphate-dependent enzyme is translated as MIVDNLKRLEEQISKKCELAGRRRTEITLIAVTKTQPIEIIKQVIDTGLKDLGENKAQELRDKAEILHDNVNWHFIGHLQTNKVKYVIKSAKVIHSVDSIKLAEEINKKALQIGKKQDILLEIKTSNEATKHGLSDEEEIFKLAEYCKDSSNLNLIGLMTMAPFTDDAELIRKSFVQLRKLKEKMNNSGFNLTELSMGMTNDFEIAIEEGSTMLRIGTAIFGQRKNN
- a CDS encoding vitamin B12-dependent ribonucleotide reductase, which produces MKINRLFTTAGKDPLESIEFVKRTSEIKNPDGSIVFRMDEVVVPKEWSQVATDIIAQKYFRKAGVPKLLKKVKEEGVPKWLQPSVADSKLEELPEKDRYTSETDARQVFHRMAGTWTYWGWKAKYFDTEEDAKAFYDELMYMLAKQYAAPNSPQWFNTGLNWAYGINGPAQGHYYVDFQTGELKKSEDAYTHPQPHACFIQSIKDDLVNEGGIMDLWVREARLFKYGSGTGTNFSDIRGANEPLSGGGKSSGLMSFLKIGDRSAGAIKSGGTTRRAAKMVTLDIDHPDIEEFINWKVIEEQKVAALVAGSKICNYHLNNIMKACYEEHPENDRFNKKTNLKLRKAVIEARKAHVPENYIDRVIKLAKLGFRSIEFPIYDTDWNSEAYATVSGQNSNNSVRVSNEFMNAVLNDGEWKLYWRTEKKKALEEGREPKPSKVLKAKDLWDQIAYAAWSCADPGLQFDTTINEWHTCPNSGRIRASNPCSEYMFLDDTACNLASLNLVKFYDDEKGIFDIKAYRHAVRLWTIVLEISVLMAQYPSKEIAKNSYDYRTLGLGYSNLGSLLMRQGIPYDSKEAFAICGALTAIMHMHAYATSAEMAKELGPFPRYEENKEPMLRVIRNHRRAAYNVPNKEYEGLSIYPMGINPEYCPSDLLQAAREDADLALELGEKYGFRNAQVTAIAPTGTIGLVMDCDTTGIEPDYALVKFKKLAGGGYFKIINQSIPPALKKLGYNEDQIREIVKYAKGAGTLVGCPYINHESLKAKGFTDEILAKIESTLPTVFDLSFAFNKYVIGEKFLKEKLGFTDEQINDFGFDLLTELGFTKEEIAVANDYVCGTMTIEGAPFLKHEHYPVFDCANKCGKKGTRFISYEAHIYMMAAAQPFISGAISKTINLPNSADIDDIKNAYMLSWKLGCKANALYRDGSKLSQPLNTLTEEEVEEILEKKEENDIVKVAERIIHRYIAKRRRLPDRRTGYTQKVKINGQSVYLRTGEYENGQLGEIFIDMHKEGAAFRSLLNCFAIAISLGLQHGVPLEEFVDAFVFTRFEPSGIVTGHKRIKMATSVIDYIFRELAVTYLGRNDLAHVDEEEVTSKSNSSSGEYRSLIEGDVEGEEIVSERMIELDKPDENKIVNQRFKMITSNDLVLKARERGYTGDICPECQSMTMVRNGTCLKCMTCGATTGCS